From Vitis vinifera cultivar Pinot Noir 40024 chromosome 14, ASM3070453v1, a single genomic window includes:
- the LOC100854950 gene encoding ABC transporter B family member 15 isoform X1, producing the protein MGGRKKSNGSVRSIFMHADAADLWLMAFGFLGALGDGFSMPVVLYVTSEIMNNIGSSSTSAADAFVDKINKNAVTLLYIACGSWVACFLEGYCWSRTAERQATRMRARYLKAVLRQDVGYFDLHVTSTAEVITSVSNDSLVIQDVLSEKVPNFLMNAATFLGSYIAAFAMLWRLAIVGFPFVVVLVIPGLMYGRTLMGLARTIREEYNKAGTIAEQAISSIRTVYSFVGESKTRSDFSAALQGSVKLGLRQGLAKGLAIGSNGIVFAIWSFMSWYGSRMVMYHGARGGTVFVVGAAIAVGGLSLGAGLSNLKYFSEACSAGERIMEMIKRVPKIDSDNMEGQILENVSGEVEFRHVEFAYPSRPESIIFKDFNLKIPAGKTVALVGGSGSGKSTAISLLQRFYDPLGGEILLDGVAIDKLQLKWVRSQMGLVSQEPALFATTIKENILFGKEDAVMEEVVAAAKASNAHNFICQLPQGYDTQVGERGVQMSGGQKQRIAIARAIIKAPQILLLDEATSALDSESERVVQEALDNAAVGRTTIIIAHRLSTIRNADIITVVQNGQIMETGSHDDLIQNDDGLYTSLVRLQQTEKSEAPSLPISSTAAISTSMDLHSTSSRRLSLVSRSSSANSNAPSRPAGEVFTAAEQDFPVPSFRRLLAMNLPEWKQASMGCLSAVLFGAVQPVYAFAMGSMISVYFFPEHDEIKKKTRTYALCFVGLAVFSFLVNISQHYNFAAMGEYLTKRVRERMFSKILTFEVGWFDQDQNSTGAICSRLAKDANVVRSLVGDRMALLVQTFSAVIIACTMGLVIAWRLAVVMIAVQPLIIVCYYTRRVLLKSMSAKGIKAQEESSKLAAEAVSNLRIITAFSSQARILKMLEAAQEGPLRESIRQSWFAGIGLGTSQSLMTCTWALDFWYGGKLISQGYISSKALFETFMILVSTGRVIADAGSMTSDLAKGSDAVGSVFAVLDRYTRIEPEDPDGHQPEKIIGRVEIRDVDFAYPARPDVLVFKSFSINIDAGKSTALVGQSGSGKSTIIGLIERFYDPLQGSVKIDGKDIRSYHLRVLRKHIALVSQEPTLFAGTIRENIAYGASDKIDESEIIEAARAANAHDFIAGLKNGYDTWCGDRGVQLSGGQKQRVAIARAILKNPAVLLLDEATSALDSQSEKVVQDALERVMVGRTSVVVAHRLSTIQNCDLIAVLDKGKVVEKGTHSSLLGKGPSGAYYSLVNLQRRPNTSNMVN; encoded by the exons ATGGGTGGGAGGAAGAAGAGCAATGGCTCTGTACGGTCCATTTTCATGCATGCCGACGCTGCAGATTTGTGGTTGATGGCTTTCGGGTTCCTCGGAGCTCTGGGTGATGGGTTTTCCATGCCGGTGGTTTTGTATGTGACCAGCGAGATTATGAATAATATCGGCAGTTCCTCAACTTCTGCTGCTGATGCCTTCGTTGATAAAATCAACAAG AATGCAGTGACTTTGCTGTACATTGCTTGTGGGTCATGGGTTGCTTGTTTCCTAG AGGGTTATTGCTGGTCAAGAACAGCAGAGAGACAAGCCACAAGGATGAGGGCTAGATATCTGAAAGCAGTGCTGAGGCAGGACGTGGGCTATTTCGATTTGCATGTGACCAGCACAGCAGAGGTCATCACCAGCGTCTCCAACGATAGTCTCGTGATTCAAGATGTTCTTAGCGAAAAG GTCCCAAACTTCTTGATGAACGCTGCGACTTTCTTAGGAAGCTACATAGCGGCCTTCGCTATGCTGTGGAGGCTAGCTATTGTGGGCTTTCCCTTTGTCGTTGTTCTTGTGATTCCTGGGTTGATGTACGGACGGACACTGATGGGCCTGGCGAGGACGATCAGGGAAGAGTACAATAAGGCTGGTACCATAGCAGAGCAGGCCATCTCTTCCATCAGAACCGTTTACTCCTTTGTTGGAGAGAGCAAAACCCGGTCTGATTTCTCTGCAGCTCTCCAAGGCTCTGTGAAATTGGGTCTGCGCCAGGGTTTGGCCAAGGGCTTGGCCATTGGCAGCAACGGTATCGTTTTTGCCATATGGTCTTTCATGAGTTGGTACGGTAGCAGAATGGTCATGTATCACGGAGCTCGTGGAGGAACTGTTTTCGTCGTAGGGGCTGCCATCGCTGTCGGTGGACT ATCACTGGGTGCCGGATTATCCAACCTGAAGTACTTCTCGGAAGCATGCTCAGCCGGAGAGCGAATAATGGAGATGATAAAAAGAGTCCCAAAGATCGATTCAGACAACATGGAGGGCCAAATCCTAGAAAACGTATCTGGGGAAGTGGAATTCAGACACGTAGAATTCGCGTACCCATCACGGCCGGAGAGCATAATTTTTAAAGACTTCAATCTGAAGATCCCGGCGGGGAAAACAGTGGCATTGGTCGGAGGCAGCGGGTCCGGAAAGTCCACAGCGATATCTCTGTTGCAGAGGTTTTATGACCCACTTGGTGGGGAGATTCTTCTTGATGGGGTGGCCATTGATAAGCTACAGCTCAAGTGGGTGAGGTCACAGATGGGCTTAGTGAGCCAAGAACCAGCACTTTTTGCAACCACCATTAAAGAGAACATACTTTTCGGAAAAGAGGACGCTGTAATGGAGGAGGTAGTTGCTGCTGCCAAAGCTTCTAATGCTCATAATTTCATTTGTCAGTTGCCTCAAGGGTATGATACCCAG GTGGGGGAGAGAGGAGTTCAAATGTCTGGAGGCCAAAAACAGAGAATCGCCATTGCACGCGCCATCATCAAAGCCCCACAAATCCTCCTCCTCGACGAGGCAACCAGCGCGTTAGACTCCGAGTCGGAGCGAGTCGTCCAAGAAGCCCTAGACAATGCGGCCGTTGGCCGCACCACCATCATCATCGCCCACCGCCTCTCCACCATCCGCAACGCGGACATCATCACTGTCGTCCAGAATGGCCAGATCATGGAGACCGGCTCTCACGACGACCTCATCCAGAACGACGACGGACTCTACACTTCCCTCGTCCGCCTCCAGCAAACCGAGAAGTCGGAGGCCCCTTCACTCCCGATCTCCTCAACCGCCGCGATCTCAACCAGCATGGATCTCCACAGCACCAGCAGCCGCAGGCTCTCTCTTGTCAGCCGCTCGAGTTCCGCCAACTCAAACGCACCAAGCCGGCCCGCCGGAGAAGTATTCACTGCGGCGGAGCAAGACTTTCCGGTGCCGTCTTTCCGGAGACTGCTGGCAATGAACCTTCCTGAGTGGAAGCAAGCTAGCATGGGATGTTTGAGTGCAGTCTTGTTTGGTGCCGTTCAACCAGTGTATGCATTCGCAATGGGATCGATGATATCGGTTTATTTCTTCCCTGAACATGAtgaaatcaaaaaaaaaaccagaacaTATGCGCTTTGTTTTGTTGGATTGGCTGTGTTCTCCTTCCTGGTAAATATCAGCCAACATTACAATTTTGCAGCCATGGGAGAGTACCTGACCAAGCGGGTGAGAGAGAGGATGTTTTCAAAGATTCTGACTTTTGAAGTAGGGTGGTTTGACCAAGACCAGAACTCCACTGGTGCCATTTGCTCTAGGCTCGCCAAAGATGCCAATGTG GTGAGATCATTAGTGGGTGATCGAATGGCGCTTCTTGTCCAAACCTTCTCAGCTGTGATCATCGCCTGCACAATGGGTCTGGTCATTGCGTGGAGACTTGCTGTGGTGATGATAGCGGTTCAACCGCTGATTATAGTCTGCTACTACACAAGACGGGTGCTTCTCAAAAGCATGTCCGCTAAGGGTATCAAGGCCCAAGAAGAAAGCAGCAAGCTTGCCGCTGAAGCAGTCTCTAATCTCCGAATCATCACAGCCTTTTCATCCCAAGCCCGAATCCTGAAAATGCTTGAGGCCGCACAGGAAGGTCCCCTACGGGAAAGTATCCGTCAATCATGGTTCGCTGGGATCGGACTCGGAACCTCCCAAAGCCTCATGACATGTACTTGGGCTCTGGATTTTTGGTATGGGGGTAAGTTAATCTCACAAGGCTATATTTCATCAAAAGCATTGTTTGAGACATTCATGATCTTAGTAAGCACCGGCCGTGTCATTGCCGATGCCGGAAGCATGACCAGTGATCTCGCCAAAGGGTCGGACGCGGTTGGTTCGGTTTTCGCAGTCCTTGACCGCTACACACGAATAGAACCCGAAGATCCCGATGGTCACCAACCCGAAAAAATAATTGGTCGAGTTGAAATTCGTGATGTGGACTTTGCTTACCCGGCTAGACCTGATGTACTTGTGTTTAAAAGCTTCTCAATCAATATAGACGCCGGAAAATCAACGGCACTTGTAGGACAGAGTGGGTCTGGCAAGTCAACTATCATTGGATTAATAGAAAGATTCTACGACCCACTCCAAGGAAGCGTCAAAATCGACGGTAAAGATATAAGGTCCTATCACCTTAGAGTACTAAGGAAACACATCGCACTAGTGAGTCAAGAGCCCACACTGTTCGCAGGCACCATAAGAGAAAACATTGCTTACGGCGCATCTGATAAAATCGACGAATCAGAAATCATCGAAGCCGCAAGGGCAGCCAACGCTCACGATTTCATTGCGGGACTAAAAAATGGCTATGATACGTGGTGTGGTGACAGAGGAGTACAACTCTCCGGTGGGCAGAAGCAGCGTGTCGCTATAGCCCGcgccatactaaaaaacccggCGGTGCTGTTGCTTGACGAAGCTACGAGCGCACTGGATAGCCAATCAGAGAAGGTGGTGCAGGATGCTCTGGAGCGCGTGATGGTGGGGCGGACGAGTGTGGTGGTGGCCCACAGGCTGAGTACCATACAGAATTGTGATCTCATAGCGGTTTTGGATAAAGGAAAAGTGGTGGAGAAAGGGACCCACTCATCCTTGTTAGGAAAAGGCCCCAGTGGTGCGTACTACTCGCTAGTGAACCTCCAAAGGAGGCCCAACACCTCCAACATGGTCAACTAG
- the LOC100854950 gene encoding ABC transporter B family member 15 isoform X2 — MRARYLKAVLRQDVGYFDLHVTSTAEVITSVSNDSLVIQDVLSEKVPNFLMNAATFLGSYIAAFAMLWRLAIVGFPFVVVLVIPGLMYGRTLMGLARTIREEYNKAGTIAEQAISSIRTVYSFVGESKTRSDFSAALQGSVKLGLRQGLAKGLAIGSNGIVFAIWSFMSWYGSRMVMYHGARGGTVFVVGAAIAVGGLSLGAGLSNLKYFSEACSAGERIMEMIKRVPKIDSDNMEGQILENVSGEVEFRHVEFAYPSRPESIIFKDFNLKIPAGKTVALVGGSGSGKSTAISLLQRFYDPLGGEILLDGVAIDKLQLKWVRSQMGLVSQEPALFATTIKENILFGKEDAVMEEVVAAAKASNAHNFICQLPQGYDTQVGERGVQMSGGQKQRIAIARAIIKAPQILLLDEATSALDSESERVVQEALDNAAVGRTTIIIAHRLSTIRNADIITVVQNGQIMETGSHDDLIQNDDGLYTSLVRLQQTEKSEAPSLPISSTAAISTSMDLHSTSSRRLSLVSRSSSANSNAPSRPAGEVFTAAEQDFPVPSFRRLLAMNLPEWKQASMGCLSAVLFGAVQPVYAFAMGSMISVYFFPEHDEIKKKTRTYALCFVGLAVFSFLVNISQHYNFAAMGEYLTKRVRERMFSKILTFEVGWFDQDQNSTGAICSRLAKDANVVRSLVGDRMALLVQTFSAVIIACTMGLVIAWRLAVVMIAVQPLIIVCYYTRRVLLKSMSAKGIKAQEESSKLAAEAVSNLRIITAFSSQARILKMLEAAQEGPLRESIRQSWFAGIGLGTSQSLMTCTWALDFWYGGKLISQGYISSKALFETFMILVSTGRVIADAGSMTSDLAKGSDAVGSVFAVLDRYTRIEPEDPDGHQPEKIIGRVEIRDVDFAYPARPDVLVFKSFSINIDAGKSTALVGQSGSGKSTIIGLIERFYDPLQGSVKIDGKDIRSYHLRVLRKHIALVSQEPTLFAGTIRENIAYGASDKIDESEIIEAARAANAHDFIAGLKNGYDTWCGDRGVQLSGGQKQRVAIARAILKNPAVLLLDEATSALDSQSEKVVQDALERVMVGRTSVVVAHRLSTIQNCDLIAVLDKGKVVEKGTHSSLLGKGPSGAYYSLVNLQRRPNTSNMVN; from the exons ATGAGGGCTAGATATCTGAAAGCAGTGCTGAGGCAGGACGTGGGCTATTTCGATTTGCATGTGACCAGCACAGCAGAGGTCATCACCAGCGTCTCCAACGATAGTCTCGTGATTCAAGATGTTCTTAGCGAAAAG GTCCCAAACTTCTTGATGAACGCTGCGACTTTCTTAGGAAGCTACATAGCGGCCTTCGCTATGCTGTGGAGGCTAGCTATTGTGGGCTTTCCCTTTGTCGTTGTTCTTGTGATTCCTGGGTTGATGTACGGACGGACACTGATGGGCCTGGCGAGGACGATCAGGGAAGAGTACAATAAGGCTGGTACCATAGCAGAGCAGGCCATCTCTTCCATCAGAACCGTTTACTCCTTTGTTGGAGAGAGCAAAACCCGGTCTGATTTCTCTGCAGCTCTCCAAGGCTCTGTGAAATTGGGTCTGCGCCAGGGTTTGGCCAAGGGCTTGGCCATTGGCAGCAACGGTATCGTTTTTGCCATATGGTCTTTCATGAGTTGGTACGGTAGCAGAATGGTCATGTATCACGGAGCTCGTGGAGGAACTGTTTTCGTCGTAGGGGCTGCCATCGCTGTCGGTGGACT ATCACTGGGTGCCGGATTATCCAACCTGAAGTACTTCTCGGAAGCATGCTCAGCCGGAGAGCGAATAATGGAGATGATAAAAAGAGTCCCAAAGATCGATTCAGACAACATGGAGGGCCAAATCCTAGAAAACGTATCTGGGGAAGTGGAATTCAGACACGTAGAATTCGCGTACCCATCACGGCCGGAGAGCATAATTTTTAAAGACTTCAATCTGAAGATCCCGGCGGGGAAAACAGTGGCATTGGTCGGAGGCAGCGGGTCCGGAAAGTCCACAGCGATATCTCTGTTGCAGAGGTTTTATGACCCACTTGGTGGGGAGATTCTTCTTGATGGGGTGGCCATTGATAAGCTACAGCTCAAGTGGGTGAGGTCACAGATGGGCTTAGTGAGCCAAGAACCAGCACTTTTTGCAACCACCATTAAAGAGAACATACTTTTCGGAAAAGAGGACGCTGTAATGGAGGAGGTAGTTGCTGCTGCCAAAGCTTCTAATGCTCATAATTTCATTTGTCAGTTGCCTCAAGGGTATGATACCCAG GTGGGGGAGAGAGGAGTTCAAATGTCTGGAGGCCAAAAACAGAGAATCGCCATTGCACGCGCCATCATCAAAGCCCCACAAATCCTCCTCCTCGACGAGGCAACCAGCGCGTTAGACTCCGAGTCGGAGCGAGTCGTCCAAGAAGCCCTAGACAATGCGGCCGTTGGCCGCACCACCATCATCATCGCCCACCGCCTCTCCACCATCCGCAACGCGGACATCATCACTGTCGTCCAGAATGGCCAGATCATGGAGACCGGCTCTCACGACGACCTCATCCAGAACGACGACGGACTCTACACTTCCCTCGTCCGCCTCCAGCAAACCGAGAAGTCGGAGGCCCCTTCACTCCCGATCTCCTCAACCGCCGCGATCTCAACCAGCATGGATCTCCACAGCACCAGCAGCCGCAGGCTCTCTCTTGTCAGCCGCTCGAGTTCCGCCAACTCAAACGCACCAAGCCGGCCCGCCGGAGAAGTATTCACTGCGGCGGAGCAAGACTTTCCGGTGCCGTCTTTCCGGAGACTGCTGGCAATGAACCTTCCTGAGTGGAAGCAAGCTAGCATGGGATGTTTGAGTGCAGTCTTGTTTGGTGCCGTTCAACCAGTGTATGCATTCGCAATGGGATCGATGATATCGGTTTATTTCTTCCCTGAACATGAtgaaatcaaaaaaaaaaccagaacaTATGCGCTTTGTTTTGTTGGATTGGCTGTGTTCTCCTTCCTGGTAAATATCAGCCAACATTACAATTTTGCAGCCATGGGAGAGTACCTGACCAAGCGGGTGAGAGAGAGGATGTTTTCAAAGATTCTGACTTTTGAAGTAGGGTGGTTTGACCAAGACCAGAACTCCACTGGTGCCATTTGCTCTAGGCTCGCCAAAGATGCCAATGTG GTGAGATCATTAGTGGGTGATCGAATGGCGCTTCTTGTCCAAACCTTCTCAGCTGTGATCATCGCCTGCACAATGGGTCTGGTCATTGCGTGGAGACTTGCTGTGGTGATGATAGCGGTTCAACCGCTGATTATAGTCTGCTACTACACAAGACGGGTGCTTCTCAAAAGCATGTCCGCTAAGGGTATCAAGGCCCAAGAAGAAAGCAGCAAGCTTGCCGCTGAAGCAGTCTCTAATCTCCGAATCATCACAGCCTTTTCATCCCAAGCCCGAATCCTGAAAATGCTTGAGGCCGCACAGGAAGGTCCCCTACGGGAAAGTATCCGTCAATCATGGTTCGCTGGGATCGGACTCGGAACCTCCCAAAGCCTCATGACATGTACTTGGGCTCTGGATTTTTGGTATGGGGGTAAGTTAATCTCACAAGGCTATATTTCATCAAAAGCATTGTTTGAGACATTCATGATCTTAGTAAGCACCGGCCGTGTCATTGCCGATGCCGGAAGCATGACCAGTGATCTCGCCAAAGGGTCGGACGCGGTTGGTTCGGTTTTCGCAGTCCTTGACCGCTACACACGAATAGAACCCGAAGATCCCGATGGTCACCAACCCGAAAAAATAATTGGTCGAGTTGAAATTCGTGATGTGGACTTTGCTTACCCGGCTAGACCTGATGTACTTGTGTTTAAAAGCTTCTCAATCAATATAGACGCCGGAAAATCAACGGCACTTGTAGGACAGAGTGGGTCTGGCAAGTCAACTATCATTGGATTAATAGAAAGATTCTACGACCCACTCCAAGGAAGCGTCAAAATCGACGGTAAAGATATAAGGTCCTATCACCTTAGAGTACTAAGGAAACACATCGCACTAGTGAGTCAAGAGCCCACACTGTTCGCAGGCACCATAAGAGAAAACATTGCTTACGGCGCATCTGATAAAATCGACGAATCAGAAATCATCGAAGCCGCAAGGGCAGCCAACGCTCACGATTTCATTGCGGGACTAAAAAATGGCTATGATACGTGGTGTGGTGACAGAGGAGTACAACTCTCCGGTGGGCAGAAGCAGCGTGTCGCTATAGCCCGcgccatactaaaaaacccggCGGTGCTGTTGCTTGACGAAGCTACGAGCGCACTGGATAGCCAATCAGAGAAGGTGGTGCAGGATGCTCTGGAGCGCGTGATGGTGGGGCGGACGAGTGTGGTGGTGGCCCACAGGCTGAGTACCATACAGAATTGTGATCTCATAGCGGTTTTGGATAAAGGAAAAGTGGTGGAGAAAGGGACCCACTCATCCTTGTTAGGAAAAGGCCCCAGTGGTGCGTACTACTCGCTAGTGAACCTCCAAAGGAGGCCCAACACCTCCAACATGGTCAACTAG